A single region of the Sorghum bicolor cultivar BTx623 chromosome 9, Sorghum_bicolor_NCBIv3, whole genome shotgun sequence genome encodes:
- the LOC8077166 gene encoding polypyrimidine tract-binding protein homolog 3: MSEPSKVIHIRNVGHEIAESDLLQLLQPFGVVSKIVMLRAKNQALLQMEDIHASVSALQYYTSVQPSIRGRNVYMQFSSHQELTTDQSSHGRNSDQESEPNRILLVTIHHMIYPITVEVLHQVFKAYGFVEKIVTFQKSAGFQALIQFHSRQEAVEAFGSLHGRNIYDGCCQLDIQYSNLSELQVHYNNDRSRDFTNPSLPTEQRPRAPQQGYPDPANLYAFQQAGASFAQMGRAAMIAAAFGGSLPHGVTGANERCTLIVSNLNTDKIDEDKLFNLFSLYGNIVRIKILRNKPDHALVEMADGLQAELAVHYLKGAILFGKKLEVNYSKYPNITPAPDAHDYLNSSLNRFNSNVVKNYRHCCSPTKMIHISALPQEISEEAILNHVSEHGNVLNTKLFEVNGKRQALVLFETEEEATEALVSKHASTLEGNTIRISFSQMQSI; the protein is encoded by the exons ATGTCGGAGCCGTCCAAGGTAATCCACATCCGCAACGTCGGGCACGAGATTGCCGAG TCTGATCTCCTTCAGCTGCTGCAGCCGTTCGGCGTGGTCTCCAAGATCGTCATGTTGCGTGCCAAGAACCAA GCTCTTCTCCAGATGGAAGACATACATGCTTCCGTGAGTGCGCTGCAATATTACACTTCTGTTCAACCTAGCATAAG GGGAAGGAATGTATACATGCAGTTCTCATCTCACCAAGAGCTTACCACAGACCAGAGCTCTCATGGAAGGAATTCTGATCAG GAGTCTGAACCCAACCGAATCCTCTTAGTTACTATCCACCACATGATCTATCCTATAACGGTGGAGGTTCTACATCAAGTATTCAAAGCTTATGGATTTGTGGAGAAGATTGTCACATTTCAAAAGTCAGCTG GTTTTCAAGCTCTTATTCAGTTCCACTCGCGCCAAGAAGCTGTGGAAGCGTTTGGTTCTTTGCAT GGAAGGAACATATATGATGGTTGCTGCCAGCTAGACATTCAATATTCAAA TCTCAGTGAACTGCAAGTCCACTACAATAACGACCGATCTAG AGATTTCACAAATCCATCATTGCCTACAGAACAACGTCCTAGGGCCCCTCAG CAAGGTTATCCTGATCCAGCTAATCTCTATGCCTTCCAACAAGCTGGAG cTTCATTTGCACAG ATGGGGAGGGCTGCAATGATTGCGGCTGCATTTGGTGGATCTTTACCTCATGGAGTGACTGGTGCCAATGAACGGTGCACACTCATAGTCAGTAATCTGAATACTGAT AAAATTGATGAGGATAAGCTTTTCAATCTGTTTTCCTTGTATGGAAACATAGTAAGAATTAAGATACTGCGGAACAAACCAGATCATGCCCTTGTTGAGATGGCTGATGGGTTGCAGGCTGAGCTAGCTGTGCATTATTTGAAG GGGGCTATACTATTTGGGAAGAAACTGGAAGTTAACTACTCAAAGTACCCTAACATCACACCTGCCCCAGACGCCCACGATTACTTGAACTCAAGCCTGAACCGGTTCAACAGCAACGTGGTCAAGAACTACCGTCATTGCTGCTCCCCAACGAAGATGATCCACATTTCTGCCCTCCCCCAAGAGATCTCTGAGGAAGCAATCCTGAACCATGTCTCTGAGCACGGCAACGTTCTCAACACAAAGCTATTCGAGGTGAATGGCAAGAGACAGGCTCTCGTTTTGTTTGAGACCGAAGAGGAGGCGACTGAGGCCCTTGTGTCGAAGCATGCCAGCACGCTCGAGGGTAACACGATCCGGATCTCTTTCTCCCAGATGCAGAGTATATAA